One window of the Lytechinus variegatus isolate NC3 chromosome 3, Lvar_3.0, whole genome shotgun sequence genome contains the following:
- the LOC121410317 gene encoding KAT8 regulatory NSL complex subunit 2-like isoform X2: MHRSKSGHSSRKAGRSESLFCNYPHRICMQDRYESYEYCLNHILEDRSAPFKQCNFVSTKTGQKCHKPAPKADRKEGYCPAHARKASQMRHKAALKAKPTDAVKDTLDDLDYYRPTSVRSVPEVPASLATKILDYGSESESEGDPLLLDQGWRGTTDSDAESVDSEQEDALKFAGVYTAEETALITRDKLIRLQSLYINQFKRLQHVMKEKRRSYLVALRQEREAFGIDFGVITDPKQKRKFHEYQAARGFRRRRGKEALLYQKSKQRRIQATPDYQGKQNVPLMLQCCYKSYEGEQCNNFSLPLAKYCKDHILMDPKQVLYSECSKGRGVCDKPASLMSPDESCILHMGLPQHKPYKPYEPEPPPPPPRPKPPPPPTVIPLPESMLPPAPILPSQLDSQIDQLLKFQPQFLEQQLQQHVYDASHYMGSFAPPDVETPAAASASPAKPRKPGKNIEDEQDDDDALDNIQDNLSEDLSNAKPDQQTDIHVDVETDTDMLSPEVEPLQGMEQESSIEISNQDNPVSEQTDLVESLSSPKSEDVKDGMDTQDVLIETVLSQSPVSTDGSEKSSSDDEVDDTQKGDTQADCELDTASNVKLETSSTMSIDEKMDDENTLSIHQATGDHNYNQQPSDKSVSADPIIDVT, translated from the exons aTGCATCGTTCTAAAAGTGGTCACTCAAGTCGCAAGGCAGGCAGATCTGAGAGCTTGTTTTGCAACTACCCTCATCGTATCTGCATGCAAGACCGTTATGAGAGCTATGAATACTGTTTGAACCATATTCTAGAAGACAGATCTGCACCATTCAAGCAATGTAACTTTGTATCTACCAAGACTGGTCAGAAATGCCATAAGCCTGCCCCCAAGGCTGATCGCAAAGAAGG ATATTGCCCAGCACATGCTCGGAAGGCATCACAAATGAGACACAAGGCTGCCTTAAAAGCAAAACCCACTGATGCTGTCAAAGATACTCTAGATGATCTAGACTATTACAGACCAACTTCTGTTAGATCTGTACCTGAGGTTCCTGCTTCTCTTGCAACCAAGATTTTAG ATTATGGGAGTGAGAGTGAAAGTGAAGGTGATCCTTTACTGTTAGATCAAGGATGGAGAGGAACTACAGACAGTGATGCTGAAAGTGTAGATAGTGAACAGGAAGATGCTCTCAA GTTTGCTGGGGTGTATACTGCAGAAGAAACTGCTCTTATCACAAGAGATAAACTAATCCGTCTACAATCATTATACATAAATCAGTTTAAGAGGTTACAGCATGTCATGAAAGAAAAGAGACGGAGCTACCTGGTAGCTCTCCGACAAGAGAGGGAAGCGTTCG GAATAGACTTCGGAGTGATAACAGACCCCAAGCAGAAGCGAAAGTTCCATGAGTACCAGGCTGCTAGAGGAttcagaagaagaagaggaaaagaagccTTGCTTTACCAGAAGTCGAAACAGAGACGTATCCAGGCTACACCAGATTATCAAGGAAAACAGAATGTACCCCTTATGCTCCAATGCTGTTACAAGTCATATGAGGGCGAACAGTGCAACAACTTCAGCTTGCCTCTGGCAAAGTATTGCAAGGATC ATATCCTCATGGACCCCAAACAAGTCCTATACTCTGAGTGCTCAAAAGGAAGGGGAGTTTGTGACAAACCTGCATCCCTCATGTCTCCAGATGAAAGCTGTATTTTGCATATGGGTTTACCCCAACACAAACCTTACAAACCCTATGAACCTGAGCCTCCTCCACCCCCTCCCCGACCTAAACCCCCTCCTCCACCAACCGTCATACCCCTCCCAGAATCAATGCTCCCACCAGCACCGATCCTTCCATCTCAGTTGGACTCTCAGATAGACCAACTCCTGAAGTTTCAGCCACAGTTTCTGGAGCAACAGCTTCAGCAGCATGTCTATGATGCCTCACATTATATGGGTTCTTTTGCTCCTCCCGATGTTGAAACCCCTGCTGCTGCCAGTGCCTCACCAGCCAAACCAAGAAAGCCTGGGAAGAACATTGAAGATGagcaagatgatgatgatgccctTGATAACATCCAAGACAATCTTAGTGAAGATCTATCTAACGCCAAGCCTGATCAACAAACAGACATTCATGTAGATGTTGAAACAGACACAGATATGTTGTCTCCTGAGGTAGAGCCTCTACAAGGCATGGAACAAGAATCCAGCATTGAAATTTCCAACCAAGACAATCCTGTATCCGAACAGACTGATCTTGTAGAATCTTTATCATCACCTAAATCTGAAGATGTCAAAGATGGTATGGATACTCAAGATGTATTAATAGAAACTGTCCTTTCACAGTCACCAGTAAGCACAGATGGAAGTGAGAAATCATCCTCAGATGATGAGGTTGATGATACACAGAAAGGAGATACACAAGCAGATTGTGAATTGGACACAGCAAGCAATGTAAAGCTAGAGACCTCTTCTACCATGTCAATAGATGAGAAG ATGGATGATGAGAATACCTTGTCAATACACCAAGCAACAGGGGACCATAATTACAACCAGCAGCCCTCTGATAAGTCTGTGTCAGCTGACCCTATCATTGATGTCACATGA
- the LOC121410317 gene encoding KAT8 regulatory NSL complex subunit 2-like isoform X1, which yields MAAAFCIFPEHPIIRTMHRSKSGHSSRKAGRSESLFCNYPHRICMQDRYESYEYCLNHILEDRSAPFKQCNFVSTKTGQKCHKPAPKADRKEGYCPAHARKASQMRHKAALKAKPTDAVKDTLDDLDYYRPTSVRSVPEVPASLATKILDYGSESESEGDPLLLDQGWRGTTDSDAESVDSEQEDALKFAGVYTAEETALITRDKLIRLQSLYINQFKRLQHVMKEKRRSYLVALRQEREAFGIDFGVITDPKQKRKFHEYQAARGFRRRRGKEALLYQKSKQRRIQATPDYQGKQNVPLMLQCCYKSYEGEQCNNFSLPLAKYCKDHILMDPKQVLYSECSKGRGVCDKPASLMSPDESCILHMGLPQHKPYKPYEPEPPPPPPRPKPPPPPTVIPLPESMLPPAPILPSQLDSQIDQLLKFQPQFLEQQLQQHVYDASHYMGSFAPPDVETPAAASASPAKPRKPGKNIEDEQDDDDALDNIQDNLSEDLSNAKPDQQTDIHVDVETDTDMLSPEVEPLQGMEQESSIEISNQDNPVSEQTDLVESLSSPKSEDVKDGMDTQDVLIETVLSQSPVSTDGSEKSSSDDEVDDTQKGDTQADCELDTASNVKLETSSTMSIDEKMDDENTLSIHQATGDHNYNQQPSDKSVSADPIIDVT from the exons aaccaTGCATCGTTCTAAAAGTGGTCACTCAAGTCGCAAGGCAGGCAGATCTGAGAGCTTGTTTTGCAACTACCCTCATCGTATCTGCATGCAAGACCGTTATGAGAGCTATGAATACTGTTTGAACCATATTCTAGAAGACAGATCTGCACCATTCAAGCAATGTAACTTTGTATCTACCAAGACTGGTCAGAAATGCCATAAGCCTGCCCCCAAGGCTGATCGCAAAGAAGG ATATTGCCCAGCACATGCTCGGAAGGCATCACAAATGAGACACAAGGCTGCCTTAAAAGCAAAACCCACTGATGCTGTCAAAGATACTCTAGATGATCTAGACTATTACAGACCAACTTCTGTTAGATCTGTACCTGAGGTTCCTGCTTCTCTTGCAACCAAGATTTTAG ATTATGGGAGTGAGAGTGAAAGTGAAGGTGATCCTTTACTGTTAGATCAAGGATGGAGAGGAACTACAGACAGTGATGCTGAAAGTGTAGATAGTGAACAGGAAGATGCTCTCAA GTTTGCTGGGGTGTATACTGCAGAAGAAACTGCTCTTATCACAAGAGATAAACTAATCCGTCTACAATCATTATACATAAATCAGTTTAAGAGGTTACAGCATGTCATGAAAGAAAAGAGACGGAGCTACCTGGTAGCTCTCCGACAAGAGAGGGAAGCGTTCG GAATAGACTTCGGAGTGATAACAGACCCCAAGCAGAAGCGAAAGTTCCATGAGTACCAGGCTGCTAGAGGAttcagaagaagaagaggaaaagaagccTTGCTTTACCAGAAGTCGAAACAGAGACGTATCCAGGCTACACCAGATTATCAAGGAAAACAGAATGTACCCCTTATGCTCCAATGCTGTTACAAGTCATATGAGGGCGAACAGTGCAACAACTTCAGCTTGCCTCTGGCAAAGTATTGCAAGGATC ATATCCTCATGGACCCCAAACAAGTCCTATACTCTGAGTGCTCAAAAGGAAGGGGAGTTTGTGACAAACCTGCATCCCTCATGTCTCCAGATGAAAGCTGTATTTTGCATATGGGTTTACCCCAACACAAACCTTACAAACCCTATGAACCTGAGCCTCCTCCACCCCCTCCCCGACCTAAACCCCCTCCTCCACCAACCGTCATACCCCTCCCAGAATCAATGCTCCCACCAGCACCGATCCTTCCATCTCAGTTGGACTCTCAGATAGACCAACTCCTGAAGTTTCAGCCACAGTTTCTGGAGCAACAGCTTCAGCAGCATGTCTATGATGCCTCACATTATATGGGTTCTTTTGCTCCTCCCGATGTTGAAACCCCTGCTGCTGCCAGTGCCTCACCAGCCAAACCAAGAAAGCCTGGGAAGAACATTGAAGATGagcaagatgatgatgatgccctTGATAACATCCAAGACAATCTTAGTGAAGATCTATCTAACGCCAAGCCTGATCAACAAACAGACATTCATGTAGATGTTGAAACAGACACAGATATGTTGTCTCCTGAGGTAGAGCCTCTACAAGGCATGGAACAAGAATCCAGCATTGAAATTTCCAACCAAGACAATCCTGTATCCGAACAGACTGATCTTGTAGAATCTTTATCATCACCTAAATCTGAAGATGTCAAAGATGGTATGGATACTCAAGATGTATTAATAGAAACTGTCCTTTCACAGTCACCAGTAAGCACAGATGGAAGTGAGAAATCATCCTCAGATGATGAGGTTGATGATACACAGAAAGGAGATACACAAGCAGATTGTGAATTGGACACAGCAAGCAATGTAAAGCTAGAGACCTCTTCTACCATGTCAATAGATGAGAAG ATGGATGATGAGAATACCTTGTCAATACACCAAGCAACAGGGGACCATAATTACAACCAGCAGCCCTCTGATAAGTCTGTGTCAGCTGACCCTATCATTGATGTCACATGA